Proteins from a single region of Hymenobacter aquaticus:
- a CDS encoding chorismate-binding protein: MSQPLPRIVPWPGPVPELPEQQRQLFAFALEQQLPVAAWRLPGTEHAQVCISRSADAALTGLPPALTPEAPAGFAFFPFRDSDHNPALFLPADIYWNAELPNQLHLDSTDNRASQLLAFVATEHAAVPQPLPWHQSAQPAPHTATPEEYHHLVETGVAAIRSGQVVKVVSSRAARRPLPAGFDVLRAFRDLCARYPRAFVSLVSAPGAGTWLGASPEVLAEIDEQGIFRTMALAGTQALAPGALPHHAIWRQKEIEEQALVARYIVSCFKQLRLREYEETGPRTVVAGQLLHLRTDFAVHLRQVPFPTLGTDMLRLLHPTSAVGGMPKQAALTFLQEHEGYDRAYYSGFLGPVNLPSSGVSRLFVNLRCLQLRSHEAVLYAGTGLTVDSDPEREWQETEMKLSTIGAILR, from the coding sequence ATGAGCCAGCCGCTTCCCCGGATAGTACCCTGGCCCGGCCCGGTGCCCGAGCTGCCGGAGCAGCAACGGCAGCTGTTTGCCTTTGCCCTGGAGCAGCAGCTGCCGGTAGCCGCCTGGCGCCTGCCCGGGACCGAGCACGCCCAGGTGTGCATCAGCCGGTCGGCCGACGCGGCCCTGACGGGCCTGCCCCCGGCCCTCACGCCCGAGGCTCCGGCGGGCTTCGCCTTTTTTCCGTTCCGCGACTCCGACCACAACCCGGCGCTGTTTCTGCCCGCCGACATTTACTGGAACGCCGAGCTGCCCAATCAGCTCCACCTCGACTCGACTGATAACCGGGCCAGTCAGCTGCTGGCTTTCGTGGCCACCGAGCACGCCGCAGTGCCTCAGCCCCTGCCCTGGCACCAGAGCGCCCAGCCCGCGCCCCACACGGCTACGCCCGAAGAATATCACCACCTGGTAGAAACCGGGGTGGCGGCCATTCGAAGCGGACAGGTAGTGAAAGTGGTGTCGTCGCGGGCGGCGCGGCGGCCCCTGCCCGCGGGCTTCGACGTGCTGCGGGCCTTCCGGGATTTGTGCGCGCGCTACCCCCGCGCCTTCGTGTCGCTGGTCAGCGCGCCGGGGGCGGGCACCTGGCTGGGCGCGTCGCCCGAGGTGCTGGCCGAAATCGACGAGCAGGGCATTTTCCGGACGATGGCCCTGGCCGGCACCCAGGCCCTGGCGCCCGGCGCCCTGCCCCACCACGCCATCTGGCGGCAGAAGGAAATTGAGGAGCAGGCCCTGGTGGCGCGCTACATCGTGAGCTGCTTTAAGCAGCTGCGCCTGCGCGAGTACGAGGAAACCGGCCCCCGTACGGTGGTGGCGGGCCAGCTGCTGCACCTGCGCACCGATTTTGCCGTGCACCTGCGCCAGGTGCCCTTCCCCACCCTGGGCACCGACATGCTGCGCCTGCTGCACCCCACCTCGGCCGTGGGCGGCATGCCCAAGCAGGCGGCCCTGACGTTTTTACAGGAGCACGAAGGCTACGACCGGGCCTACTACAGCGGCTTTCTGGGCCCGGTAAACCTGCCTAGCAGCGGCGTTTCCCGGCTGTTCGTGAATCTGCGCTGCCTGCAACTTCGCTCCCACGAAGCCGTTCTGTACGCGGGCACCGGCCTTACCGTCGACTCCGACCCGGAGCGCGAGTGGCAGGAAACGGAAATGAAACTCAGTACCATAGGAGCCATCTTGCGGTGA
- a CDS encoding hotdog fold thioesterase, whose translation MAYPTADLAQLNAWCRNTLGEHLGIEITEVGDRLLVGRMPVDRRTHQPMGLLHGGASVALAETLGSIGAALQVDVRKKACVGLEINANHLKGVHSGWVVGRATALHVGRSTQVWEIRITHEETGVLVCVSRITMAVIDLPAGAEPRA comes from the coding sequence ATGGCATATCCTACCGCCGACCTGGCCCAGCTCAACGCCTGGTGCCGCAATACGCTGGGCGAACACCTTGGTATTGAAATCACTGAAGTTGGCGACCGGCTGCTGGTGGGCCGCATGCCCGTGGACCGCCGCACGCACCAGCCCATGGGCCTGCTGCACGGCGGCGCCTCGGTAGCACTGGCCGAAACGCTGGGCAGCATTGGCGCGGCCCTACAGGTAGACGTACGCAAAAAGGCCTGCGTGGGGCTGGAAATCAACGCGAATCATCTCAAGGGTGTGCACTCGGGCTGGGTGGTGGGCCGGGCCACGGCCCTGCACGTGGGCCGCAGCACCCAGGTGTGGGAAATCCGCATTACCCACGAAGAAACCGGCGTGCTGGTGTGCGTCAGCCGCATCACGATGGCCGTCATCGACCTGCCGGCCGGCGCCGAGCCCCGGGCATGA
- a CDS encoding histidine phosphatase family protein has product MSVKKIYLIRHGQTDFNVAGIVQGSGVDSDLNEAGHRQAARFFAVYQQLPFDKVYTSTLKRTHQSVQGFLDLHLPHEEHSGLNEISWGVREGLRITPDEDEEYHGVLQQWQRGETHARLLGGESPDEVAARQRPFIELLRSRPEEETVLVCMHGRAMRVLLCQLLNYPLRCMDSFEHRNLCLYKLHYTGSMFSVNSFLDVTHLNEC; this is encoded by the coding sequence GTGAGCGTCAAAAAAATATACCTCATCCGGCACGGGCAAACCGACTTCAACGTGGCCGGTATCGTGCAGGGCTCCGGCGTCGACTCGGACCTGAACGAGGCCGGCCATCGGCAGGCGGCCCGCTTTTTCGCGGTCTACCAGCAGCTGCCCTTCGACAAGGTGTATACCTCTACGCTAAAACGCACCCATCAGTCGGTGCAGGGCTTTCTGGACCTGCACTTGCCCCACGAGGAGCACAGCGGCCTCAACGAGATTAGCTGGGGCGTGCGCGAGGGTCTGCGCATCACCCCCGACGAAGACGAAGAGTACCACGGCGTGCTGCAGCAGTGGCAGCGGGGCGAAACCCACGCCCGCCTGCTGGGCGGCGAAAGTCCGGATGAAGTGGCGGCCCGGCAGCGCCCGTTCATTGAGCTGCTGCGCAGCCGCCCCGAGGAAGAAACCGTGCTGGTGTGCATGCACGGCCGGGCCATGCGCGTGCTGCTGTGCCAGCTGCTGAACTACCCGCTCCGCTGCATGGACTCGTTCGAGCACCGCAACCTGTGCCTGTATAAGCTGCACTACACGGGCAGCATGTTTTCCGTCAACAGCTTTCTGGATGTAACCCACCTGAACGAATGTTAG